TTTGCGAAAAACGGGACAGACGTTAGGAGCCCGTCAGTCCCCATTTTCGCGGTCTTTCCTCCCTTCCCGTCATGCCGGACTCACTTGACGTCATTCTGAGCTTGACTCAGAATCACGGTTTTCTAAGGAGTGGATCCCGGGTCGGAGCCCGGGATGACAGTCCTCTCACGTCATCCTGGCGTGCTCCAAGTCAGGATCCCGGTCTTTGCGAAAAACGGGACAGACGTTAAGAGCCCGTCAGTCCCCATTTTCGCGGTATTTGATCCCTTCCCGTCATGCCGGACCCCGATACGGCATCTCCGCTCCTTCGAAAGAGCAAGAGCGAGATCCCGTATAGGAGCACTACGGGATGACACGGGATGACGGTCCTTCTTCCTTCCCGTCATTCTGAGCTTGACTCAGAATCACGGTTTTCTAAGGAGTGGATCCCGGGTCGGAGCCCGGGATGACAGTCCCTCCCCGTCATGCCGGACCTGATCCGGCATCCCTGTCCTTAGAGAGAGCGAAACCAGAGGTGAGAGGGTAGAGGTATGAGGCGAGAAGAGCGGGATTTTGATCTTCTTACCTCTTACCTCTCCTCCTCTTACCTCTGTTTAGAGACGTACGAGAAGAGCGAGATCCCGTATAAAAGCACTACGGGATGACACGGGATGATGGTCCTTCTTCCTTCCCGTCATTCTGAGCTTGACTCAGAATCCCGCTCTTTCCTCCCTTCGGGTCATCCTGACATGCTCCTAGAACTAGTCCTTCTTGATATGCAGGTCGATCTGACTGAAGGGAATCTCTATACCGTTTTCGTCGAATTTTGTCTTTATTATCTTCGCCAGATCCGTGCTGGAATTGACAAAGTTACTCCTTTCAACCCAGAAACGGACAACGAAATCTATCGAAGAGCTGCCGTATCCTGTGAACTGGATAACCGGTTTGTGACTTTCGTCTTTGTAGAGCTTCTCATACGAGTTGACCGATTCCTCAAGTACCCTCATGACCTTGTTCAAATCGCTGGAGTACGAAACGCCTACGTTCAAATCGTTTCGCCTTATATTCTCCGGCCAGAAGTGGATTATGGTCGCCGTCCAGACCGATCGGCTGGGCATGGTTATCATCTTCCCATCCCACGTTTTCAGAAGCACGTGATTCAACTTGATTTCGACGATCGAACCTGATTGGCCTGAGATTTCCACGGCCTCTCCCTCCAATATGAGTTTGTTGAGCATAATGAGAATACCGCAGATGAAGTTTTCCAGGGGTTCCTTGACCGCCAGGCCTATTATGATGCTTGAAACGCCGAGTCCGGTCAAAACGGGGGTTAGGTTTTTGAAGAGAACCGACACGATTATGAAAATGGCCAGCGCATAGAAAGCGATATTGAACAATGTCTTCAGGGTTCTCTGGTATTGCACGTTCACTATCCCCGTTTTCTTGGACAGTTTCATGAAGCCGTTGTAGAAGATCTTCGACAACCACCGGGCTATTATGAAAATGAGTATGCTTACCCCTATCCTGATGGCCCAATCGATGATTATGGACACTGTATCGCTCAAACGACTCACTCCTTCCTGATTGAGAGACTATACTCTATTCTTACATATTTCGGCCGGGATAAAAAGTCTGGAATCGATGTCGAGAGCACAGCCCGACTCTTGCGGGCAAAAACCTTTCACCTTTATGGCAAAAAAAGAATCACTAAAAAGCGAATCTTCTTCTTATCAGTCTTTAGCTAAGAACGCTATACATTTTGATTATGATTATATTTATTAATTTATAGTGCTTTTTAGATGAGACTTTTGGTGGTATATAATTAATAAAAATTCTTGTTGACAGTGCCCGGACTCTTACCTATAATATAAATGTAGAAGCGTTGAGCTGAGCAAGGAGGGGAACAGGATGGCAAATAAAGAATATACGGTAGGAATCGATCTGGGCACGACCAATTCGGTTATAGCGTGGGTCAAGCAGGATGGCAGCGTTGAGGTGATACCCAACGCCGAAGGAAACAGGACCACACCTTCGATAGTCTCCTTCAGCAAGACCGGGGAGATAGTCGTAGGTGAGCCGGCGAAGAGACAGGCTATATTGAACGCCGATAGAACCGTCAGATCTATCAAAAGGAAAATGGGTTCGGACTACACGATAAAGATAGATGAGAAAGAATACACTCCGCAAGAGATAAGCGCATACATACTCAAAAAGATGAAGGCCGATGCCGAGGCTTATCTAGGCGGAAAAGTTACGAAGGCGGTTATCACCTGCCCCGCGTACTTCAACGATGCGCAGAGACAGGCCACCAAGGAAGCGGGTATCATAGCCGGCATGGAAGTTCTGAGAATAATTAACGAACCGACGGCGGCGGCAGTTGCATACGGTATCGATAAGAAGCAGGGAGACAGGAAGATCATCGTTTACGACCTGGGAGGCGGAACTTTCGATGTGTCGCTGCTGGACATAGGAGACGGAGTGGTTGAAGTTCTTTCGACCTCGGGCAATAACCACCTCGGTGGAGACGATTTCGACCAGTTGCTCATCGACTACATAGCCGAGGACTTCAGGAAGAAGAACAACGTCGATCTCAGAAAGGACAAGCAGGCTTTCCAGAGGCTTAAGGACGCCGCAGAAAGGGCCAAGATTGAACTCTCGGCGAAGTACGAAACGGAGGTCTCTCTCCCCTTCATAACCGCGACGGCCGACGGACCGCTCCATCTGGAGATGAAGATCACCAGATCGACCTTCGAGTCTTTGATCAAAGATCTGGTCGAGGGAACCAGAGAACAGATAGAGAGGGCAATGAGCGACGCCAAGGTCTCTCCAAAAGAAGTGGACGAGATACTTCTGGTCGGTGGTTCCACTAGAATTCCCATGGTCCAGAGTTTCATCAAGTCGATATTCGGCAAGGAACCCAACAAGAACATCAACCCGGACGAGGCCGTTGCGATCGGTGCGGCTCTCCAGAGCGGTATCCTCGCCGGAAGCGTGGAAAGCGATCTCGTTCTGGTGGACGTAACGCCCCTCACTCTAGGAGTTGAAGTAATGGGTGGCCTGCTGGAACCGATAATCGAGAGAAACTCGACGGTGCCTGTCAAGAGGTCCAAGGTCTTCACGACGGCGGCCGACGGTCAGACAGAAGTGGAAGTTGCCGTTTACCAGGGCGAAAGATCGATGGCCAAAGACAACATGGCACTGGGAAGTTTCAAGCTCACCGGTATAGCGCCGGCCCCGAGGGGAATTCCTCAGATAGAGGTAACGTTCGATATAGACAGCGACGGAATAGTTCATGTGTCGGCGAAGGATCTTGGAACCAACAGAGAGCAGTCGATGGTCGTCAGTGGAAGACAGAAGATGTCCGAAGAAGAAATCAAGAGAATCGTCGAAGACGCCAAAAAGTACGAAGAACAGGACAAAAAGAAGAAGCAGGAAGTCGAACTGAAAAACCAGGCCGATCAACTCGCCTACAGCATAGAAAAGCTCCTGAAGGATAGCGGCGACAAGATCTCTTCCGAGGACAGGGGAAAGCTGGAAGGCCTTGTGAAAGATCTGAGAGACGCGATAAACCAGGACAATATGCAGAGAGTGAAGTTGCTCTTCGATCAGCTCCAGAAGGAGAGCATGAGGGTCGGGCAGAGCGTTTACCAGAAGACTCAGGTAAAGACCGACCAGGGTCCCGAAAATGGCGGCGAAGTTAATGACGGCGGCGCCGAGTACATACCGCCGGAAGACAATCAGTGAAAATAATATAAAAACGGAGGTGTTCAAAATGTTGGCTATCAGAAGAAGTGATGTTTTCAGACCGTTCGAAGAGATCCAGAAGGAAATGGACAGACTTTTCAACGAAGCCTTCAGAGGGTTTAACAACCAGCCCAGAGAGACCTCTATGATCAGTCCGGAAGTCGATATCTACGAAAAAGACAACTCGGTTTTCATCGAAATGGATGTACCCGGAATAAAGAAAGACGAACTGGAGATAAAAGTAGAGGAAGACGTACTCTCGATCAAGGGCGAGAAAAAGCTTGAAAGAGATGACAAGGGAAGGGATTACCACCGCTACGAGCGCTTCTGCGGTGCCTTCCAGAGGATCTTCAGACTGCCCGACTATGTTAAGTCCGAAGAGATAAAGGCCAAGTACGAGGACGGTGTTCTGAAGATCGAGCTTCCAAAGAAAGAGGAAGTCAAGAAAGAAGCCATTCAGGTCAAGATCGACTGAAGGTGCTAGAAGATGAAAAGGGGCGCTTGAAGGCGCCCCTTTTTTGGAGGTCAAGATGATAAACTACGATGAATATACGGAAAAGGCCAAAAAGATACTGATGGATGTTCAGGATATACTCACGCGTTACAGACAAAACCAGCTGGCCTCAGAACACATCCTTTTGTCGATGCTCGAGGATGACGACAATATCGCCGTGGATATTCTTAAGGAGAAAAACGGAAAGACAGAGTCTCTGAGGAGGGACGTAGAAGAGGTGATTGGCCGCTACGGCAGTTCTGGCCAATCTACCAACCAGATCTTCATAACTCCCGAGGCCCGGCACATACTGGAAAACGCCAGGAGCGAGTCGAGAAGGATGCAGGATTCCAAGGTCGGAACGGAACACATACTCCTGGCTATGGTAAGGGAGACTTCGGCGGTCGCCAGCAGACTCCTTCAGAAGTACGGCATCAATATAGACAATATCTACTCTCTCATTTTGAAAAGGAGAAACGTGGCCGAATCGGAAGAGAGCGAAAACGTGAACTCCCTGAAGAAATACACGATAGACCTGACGCAACTGGCCAGAGAAGGCAAATTGATGCCCGTGATCGGAAGAGAGGACGAGATTCGCAGGGTTATTCAAATCATAGGAAGAAAAACGAAGAACAACCCTGCGCTGGTCGGCGAGCCGGGCGTGGGGAAGACGGCCATTGTGGAGGGTCTCTCCCAGAGAATAGTCAGCGGGGACGTTCCGCATTATCTGAGGGACAAGAGAGTCCTCGCCCTCGATATGGGCAGACTGGTAGCCGGGACGAAGTTTCGTGGAGAGTTCGAAGAGAGGATGAAGGATATAATCGACTCGGTGAAGAAGCTCTCCGGTGACGTGATTCTTTTCATCGACGAGATCCACAGCGTAGTTGGTGCCGGCTCGGCCGAAGGCTCTATGGACGCGGCGAACCTAATGAAGCCGGCCCTGGCGAGGGGAGAGCTCCAGTGCGTGGGTGCCACAACCCTTGACGAATACAGGAAATACATAGAGAAAGACAGGGCGCTCGAGAGAAGGTTCCAGCCGGTGCTGGTCGATGAGCCGACCACAGAAGAGGCCTATGAAATAATGAGAGGCCTGAAAGAGACCTACGAGAAACACCACGAGATAAAGATAACCGATGAAGCGCTGAAGACGGCCGTGGATCTGAGCGTAAAATACATTCCCGACAGATATCTCCCCGACAAGGCCATCGACCTCATAGACGAGGCGGCGTCCTTCGTCAGGCTAAAGGCCGGTTATATGCCCGACAACCTGAGATCCATGGACAGGGAATTGAAGGAACTGGACGCACAGATAACCGCTCTGGCCGAAAAGGGCGATTACAAAGCCGCCGCCGAATTGAAAACCAGGGCTGAACAGCTCAAGAAAGAGTATCTGGCCGAAAAGGCCAGGTGGGAAGCGAACGAATCGACCAGCAGTGCGGTCACACCGGACATAGTGGCCTCTGTCGTGGAGCAATGGACGGGAATACCGGCCGGCAAGATGCTCCAGTCCGAGCGCGACAGGCTGAAGAACCTGGAATCACTTATACACGAGAGGTTCATGGACCAAAACGAAGCCGTCGATGTGGTGTCCCAGACGATACGCCGCGCCAGGGCGGGCTTGAAAGATCCCGGCAAACCCTGGGGCTCCTTCCTCTTCATGGGACCGACCGGGGTGGGAAAGACCGAGCTGGCCAAAACGCTTGCCTTCCTCCTCTTCGGAAGCGAAGAGGCCATGGTGAGGCTGGATATGTCGGAATACATGGAGAAACACACAGTATCCAGGCTGATCGGTGCGCCCCCGGGCTATGTGGGTTACGACGAGGGCGGGCAGTTGACTGAGGCCGTTAGAAGAAGGCCTTACTCGGTGGTCCTGCTGGACGAAATCGAAAAGGCCCATCCCGACGTTCACAACGTGCTTCTGCAAACCATGGACGACGGGAGGTTAACCGATGGCAAGGGGAAGACCGTCTCCTTCGCAAACACGATCATAATAATGACCAGCAACATCGCCTCGGAAGAGCTGGCAGACATACGGGAGAACCCTGGGGCCAAAGAAATCGCCGGTGAAAAACTGCGCAGAGCGTTCAGGCCGGAGTTCCTTAACAGGCTGGATGCCATAGTTCTCTTCGAACCGCTCGATCCTTCGGCGATGAAGGGCATAGTCAAACTGCAACTCTCGGAGATAGAAGAGCGATTACGCGAGCAGAACATAGGCATAGACGTCACCGACGCGGCCGTCGAATATCTGGCCGAGAACGGATACGATAAACTTTACGGGGCAAGGCCGGTGAGGCGCCTAATAGAAAGAACCATAGAAGGACCCGTGGCCGACATGATAATCGACGGCAAACTCCAGGAAGGAGCCACGGTGTCGGTCGATACGGATGAACTTGGAATAAAGCTGGATATCCGGTAGCCTTTCAAGACCGGAGGGGTGTCTCCCTCCGGTCTTTTTCTTTAAATACAAGATGATATCATTATTAAAGGAGGTGCCTGAATGGACAAAATTTTCTATACTTACAGAATCCCCGATGAAGGTATGCTTCTTCTCAAGAACTACGAAATCTCCGGAAACAACGAGGACCGTTTTCTAAGTAAGGAGGAGATAATCAAAGGGGCCCGCGACGCCTCTGCGCTCATTTCACTGCTCTCGGACAGGATAGATTCCGAAGTTATTTCGTCGCTGCCGAAGCTGAAAGTGATAGCCAACTACGCGGTTGGGTACAACAACATAGACATAGAAGAGGCCAAAAGGAGAAAAATAAGGGTGACCAACACTCCGGGAGCCCTGACCGACGCAACTGCAGATCTCACCATGGCACTGCTTCTGGCAACGAGTAGGAAGATAGTCGAAGGCGACAGGCTCGTGAGAGAGCACAAATTCGAAGGCTGGAAGCCCGGCCTGCTCAAGGGCCCAGCGCTCAAGGGCAAGATCCTGGGAATAATAGGAATGGGCAGGATAGGAAAGGCCGTGGCGAGCAGGGCGAAGGCCTTCGGCATGAACATACTCTATCACAACAGAAAGCCTCTCCTGCAATCGGAGGAAGAAGAGCTCTGTGTAAAACACGTGAGCCTCGAAGAACTACTCAAAAGCTCGGACTTCATTTCTTTGCATGTGCCGCTCATGGGCGAGACCTACCATCTGCTCAACGAAAAGAGACTCTCTCTCCTGAAGCCGGAGGCGATAATCATCAACACCTCTCGCGGAGCCGTCATAGATGAAAAAGCTTTGATCAAAGCCCTGAAAGATGGAAAGATAGCCGGAGCAGGGCTAGACGTCTATGAAGAGGAGCCGTTCGTGCCGCAGGAGCTGATAGATCTTCCAAACGTCGTCCTTTTGCCCCACCTCGGATCGGCAACCAACGAGGCCAGAAGGGAAATGGCCATAATGGTCGGACGAAACGTGGCGGCCGTTCTCGAAGGCAAAGAGCCACCCAATCCCGTTATTTGAGACGTTTTACCCGGTTACCTGGTCACGAAGTACCAGACGGGTCCGGAATAACGTCTGCCGTTTCTGTCCACCGCCACTATCTGCCAGTAATAGGTCATATTTGGAGACAGTCTGTCTATAATGACCCTGTTCGACGCCGTGCTGGTGTAAACTTGAGGGGTGGGGGTGGTTCCAAGATAAACGTTATAGCTCACGATTTCTATATACGGAGCGGATTTTATCCCTATACTGCCGCCGGAGTTTCTGCTCGAGAACCAGATATCTATGTTGTTCAAAACCAACGAGCTGCCGCGGATAGTGACGTCCCAGCCGAGCACCACGCTTCCTCCATAAACATAGGCTCCATCCTGGAGATGGCTGAAAAAAGTGGCTTCAGTATAAGGTGTCAGCGATGCGGCGAGCGCCACCACAAAGATCGTAAGGAGCACTGTGAAAAAAACTCGTTCCATTCTTACACCTCCGTTTATAGTTTGACTGATGGAAACAACGGATGGTTTTACGGCCGAAAGGAGTTGAGAAAGTGAAAGTCAAAAAAGTTGGAGAGGTTTATCGCTGCGAAATCTGCGGAAACGTCGTGGAAGTGAAGGAAGTCGGCGGCGGCGAGCTTGTCTGCTGCGGAGAGCCGATGAAACTGGTCAAGAAATGAAAAAAGCCCCGAAGTCCGGGGCTTTTTCTTAATGGGTAAGGCATATCGATCCAACCGCTTCGAGGTCGATAGTGGCTACAATTTTATCTGCCCGGTCTCACGCGAATCAATGCGACTATAAAGAGTTGCTTTGAGTTATGTACCATTTATTGCCGATCTTTACGACGGTCCAGCTGTAGTTGTTTTCGACGAACGTGCCGTCCATATAACCGATTCTCGCCAAAAAAGTCACGTCGGCCTCATTCAAACCGGTTTTGAAAGATATATTCTTATCGGAGAGGAATTGAAAGTAACTCACATCCTTAATGAGAAATATCAAGCCGTAAAGACTCGCAATCTGGTCCCTCGTGTAACTGGTTCCGCCTACAAAGGCCGGCTCGGTGTAGAGAGCTCCCAGCGCGACATAGCTCTCCTGTTCCCAGTACTTCTCGAAATCGTTGATCAGATTACTGACGCCGACCATCGGCGTGATGATGAAACAACCGCTCAGCAGAAAAACCACCAGCAGACCGGCAATCGAAAGCGCAAATGTTGATCTCTTCACCTAAACCCCTCCCCTTGAAAGTTTTGAAGACGCCTCAATTATACGCCTTGCGCCTTACTTTGGAGCTTTTCAGTTTGTGTTGAACATAAAAAAGCGGCCATCGAAGGCCGCTTTTCACCTTCTAGAACCCCCTATATTCTAAAAAGTGGGAACAATGGAGCCTTCGAACTTGTCCCAGATGAACTGCCTCACCTCATCACGCGTGATAATCTGCTTTAGAGTGGCGAGCCACTGGCTGTTGAGGTTTTCTTCGCGAACGACTATGAAATTGGCGTACGGCGAATTGCTATCCTCAACGAAAGTGGCGTCCTTCTGTGAATTCAATCCGATCGACAGGGCATAATTGGCGTTCAGAACCGCCCCCACGACGGTATCGTCTTCTTTGAACACCCTCGGCACAAAGCCCGCCTCCATCTCCACCAGTACCAGCCCCTTCGGGTTGTCCTGTATATCTCTTACCGTCAAATCGGCCTTAGAAGGATCCTTCAGCGTTATCAGGCCGTTGTTGTGAAGCAGAAGCAGCGCCCTCGTCTCGTTGGTCGGGTCGTTCATCAGGGCTATTTTATCCCCCTTCTTCAGCTCCTCGAGTGGCTTTTTCATATAAAAGCCCATAGGAGCTATGAGAACATTGACGGCGGGCACCAATCCTTTGATCCCTCTTTGTGCGGTGAAGGACTTCAAATACTGCGCGTGCTGAAAAAAGTTGGCGTCCAGTTCCTTCGAAGAAAGCGCAAGATTTGGAAGAACATAGTCGCTGAAAACGACTATCTCCAGCTCAATGCCGGCCTCTTCCAGCTGAGGCCTGATAAACTCGAGAATATCCACGAACGGGATCGGCGTAACTCCGATCTTCACCTTAGTAGCCCCACAAACGATGATCGCCATAACGACTACCAGAACCAGTAAAACCTTTTTCATACAACACCTCCTGAAGAAAATAAAAAAACGGGGTGTCTCGCGACACCCCGCATTTCTAACAGCGACAGAGACCCTGTCAGAGCAACGGGGCTTCCCTGCACATCACCATGCCAATAAATATGAACCCACGCAAAATCGACAAAATAAATCCCTCCGAGTTATTGGAAGGATTATACAAAAAAAGTGATTTCGAACAAATCAAATGATTGTGAATTGTGTGACGCACGATCCCACGCCGGAGGGTTATGGATAAAAAAGAGCGTCGAGAGTTCTCCTCGCTCTTTCGAAAGAGCGGAGATGCCGGATCAAGTCCGGCATGACAGGAAGGAGGGAAGGACGCGAAAATGGGGACTGACGGGCTCCTGACGTCTGTCCCGTTTTTCGCGAAGACGGAGATCCTGACTAGGAGCACGTCAGGATGACCCGAAGGGACTGTCATCCCGTAATGCCCCACTCGTGTCATCCCGTAATGCTCCTATACGGGATCTCGCTCTTTAGTGCCCCCATCCTGCCATCCCGTAATAGCCTGTCCTGAAGAGCCTGCCCTGAAATGCTCCTATTCAGGGTCATCCCGTAATGCTCCTATACGGGATCTCGCTCTTGCTCTTTCGAAGGAGCGGAGATGCCGGATCAAGTCCGGCATGACAGGAAGGAGGGAAGGACGCG
This portion of the Mesotoga infera genome encodes:
- a CDS encoding mechanosensitive ion channel family protein, producing the protein MSDTVSIIIDWAIRIGVSILIFIIARWLSKIFYNGFMKLSKKTGIVNVQYQRTLKTLFNIAFYALAIFIIVSVLFKNLTPVLTGLGVSSIIIGLAVKEPLENFICGILIMLNKLILEGEAVEISGQSGSIVEIKLNHVLLKTWDGKMITMPSRSVWTATIIHFWPENIRRNDLNVGVSYSSDLNKVMRVLEESVNSYEKLYKDESHKPVIQFTGYGSSSIDFVVRFWVERSNFVNSSTDLAKIIKTKFDENGIEIPFSQIDLHIKKD
- the dnaK gene encoding molecular chaperone DnaK, with translation MANKEYTVGIDLGTTNSVIAWVKQDGSVEVIPNAEGNRTTPSIVSFSKTGEIVVGEPAKRQAILNADRTVRSIKRKMGSDYTIKIDEKEYTPQEISAYILKKMKADAEAYLGGKVTKAVITCPAYFNDAQRQATKEAGIIAGMEVLRIINEPTAAAVAYGIDKKQGDRKIIVYDLGGGTFDVSLLDIGDGVVEVLSTSGNNHLGGDDFDQLLIDYIAEDFRKKNNVDLRKDKQAFQRLKDAAERAKIELSAKYETEVSLPFITATADGPLHLEMKITRSTFESLIKDLVEGTREQIERAMSDAKVSPKEVDEILLVGGSTRIPMVQSFIKSIFGKEPNKNINPDEAVAIGAALQSGILAGSVESDLVLVDVTPLTLGVEVMGGLLEPIIERNSTVPVKRSKVFTTAADGQTEVEVAVYQGERSMAKDNMALGSFKLTGIAPAPRGIPQIEVTFDIDSDGIVHVSAKDLGTNREQSMVVSGRQKMSEEEIKRIVEDAKKYEEQDKKKKQEVELKNQADQLAYSIEKLLKDSGDKISSEDRGKLEGLVKDLRDAINQDNMQRVKLLFDQLQKESMRVGQSVYQKTQVKTDQGPENGGEVNDGGAEYIPPEDNQ
- a CDS encoding Hsp20/alpha crystallin family protein translates to MLAIRRSDVFRPFEEIQKEMDRLFNEAFRGFNNQPRETSMISPEVDIYEKDNSVFIEMDVPGIKKDELEIKVEEDVLSIKGEKKLERDDKGRDYHRYERFCGAFQRIFRLPDYVKSEEIKAKYEDGVLKIELPKKEEVKKEAIQVKID
- a CDS encoding ATP-dependent Clp protease ATP-binding subunit, which encodes MINYDEYTEKAKKILMDVQDILTRYRQNQLASEHILLSMLEDDDNIAVDILKEKNGKTESLRRDVEEVIGRYGSSGQSTNQIFITPEARHILENARSESRRMQDSKVGTEHILLAMVRETSAVASRLLQKYGINIDNIYSLILKRRNVAESEESENVNSLKKYTIDLTQLAREGKLMPVIGREDEIRRVIQIIGRKTKNNPALVGEPGVGKTAIVEGLSQRIVSGDVPHYLRDKRVLALDMGRLVAGTKFRGEFEERMKDIIDSVKKLSGDVILFIDEIHSVVGAGSAEGSMDAANLMKPALARGELQCVGATTLDEYRKYIEKDRALERRFQPVLVDEPTTEEAYEIMRGLKETYEKHHEIKITDEALKTAVDLSVKYIPDRYLPDKAIDLIDEAASFVRLKAGYMPDNLRSMDRELKELDAQITALAEKGDYKAAAELKTRAEQLKKEYLAEKARWEANESTSSAVTPDIVASVVEQWTGIPAGKMLQSERDRLKNLESLIHERFMDQNEAVDVVSQTIRRARAGLKDPGKPWGSFLFMGPTGVGKTELAKTLAFLLFGSEEAMVRLDMSEYMEKHTVSRLIGAPPGYVGYDEGGQLTEAVRRRPYSVVLLDEIEKAHPDVHNVLLQTMDDGRLTDGKGKTVSFANTIIIMTSNIASEELADIRENPGAKEIAGEKLRRAFRPEFLNRLDAIVLFEPLDPSAMKGIVKLQLSEIEERLREQNIGIDVTDAAVEYLAENGYDKLYGARPVRRLIERTIEGPVADMIIDGKLQEGATVSVDTDELGIKLDIR
- a CDS encoding 2-hydroxyacid dehydrogenase; this encodes MDKIFYTYRIPDEGMLLLKNYEISGNNEDRFLSKEEIIKGARDASALISLLSDRIDSEVISSLPKLKVIANYAVGYNNIDIEEAKRRKIRVTNTPGALTDATADLTMALLLATSRKIVEGDRLVREHKFEGWKPGLLKGPALKGKILGIIGMGRIGKAVASRAKAFGMNILYHNRKPLLQSEEEELCVKHVSLEELLKSSDFISLHVPLMGETYHLLNEKRLSLLKPEAIIINTSRGAVIDEKALIKALKDGKIAGAGLDVYEEEPFVPQELIDLPNVVLLPHLGSATNEARREMAIMVGRNVAAVLEGKEPPNPVI
- a CDS encoding desulfoferrodoxin FeS4 iron-binding domain-containing protein, whose protein sequence is MKVKKVGEVYRCEICGNVVEVKEVGGGELVCCGEPMKLVKK
- a CDS encoding MetQ/NlpA family ABC transporter substrate-binding protein, with the protein product MKKVLLVLVVVMAIIVCGATKVKIGVTPIPFVDILEFIRPQLEEAGIELEIVVFSDYVLPNLALSSKELDANFFQHAQYLKSFTAQRGIKGLVPAVNVLIAPMGFYMKKPLEELKKGDKIALMNDPTNETRALLLLHNNGLITLKDPSKADLTVRDIQDNPKGLVLVEMEAGFVPRVFKEDDTVVGAVLNANYALSIGLNSQKDATFVEDSNSPYANFIVVREENLNSQWLATLKQIITRDEVRQFIWDKFEGSIVPTF